In the genome of Paracoccus tegillarcae, one region contains:
- a CDS encoding alkane 1-monooxygenase has product MFDRLFTTAPPALAFAAFGAAPALLLIAGALWGGWALWAGLLWMALAAPAADVALSRSFPDADPQARFRATEAALVILIGLHFALLAAALAGFAGDRLGGAERVALFLGAGMYFGQVTNATAHELIHRAGRWPFRLGAAAYVSLLFGHHTSAHRLVHHRHVATAADPNSAPAGMGFWRFFPRAWIGSFRAGLAAERDLSARKPGRLNPYAIWVGGGLGLAAAVGLMLGPRALADYLALCLYAQMQLMLSDYVQHYGLRRQMTAGGKTEPVGPRHSWDSPHALSSLTLVNAPRHSDHHTHPNRAYPALQLERTGQPRPLLPYPLAVMAGLALIPPLWRRVMDRRAARMMGG; this is encoded by the coding sequence ATGTTCGACCGCTTGTTTACCACCGCACCCCCGGCCCTGGCCTTCGCAGCCTTTGGCGCGGCGCCGGCGCTGTTGTTGATCGCGGGGGCTCTCTGGGGTGGCTGGGCGCTCTGGGCGGGGCTGCTCTGGATGGCGCTGGCCGCGCCCGCTGCCGATGTGGCGCTGTCACGATCCTTTCCCGATGCCGATCCGCAGGCACGGTTTCGCGCGACCGAGGCCGCGCTGGTGATCCTGATCGGGCTGCATTTTGCGCTGCTGGCGGCAGCCCTGGCGGGCTTTGCCGGTGATAGGCTTGGCGGCGCGGAACGGGTCGCGCTGTTTCTGGGCGCGGGGATGTATTTCGGGCAGGTCACCAACGCCACCGCGCATGAGTTGATCCACCGCGCAGGTCGCTGGCCGTTTCGATTGGGTGCCGCGGCCTATGTCAGCCTGCTGTTTGGCCATCACACCAGCGCGCACCGTCTGGTCCATCACCGCCATGTCGCCACAGCCGCAGACCCGAACTCTGCGCCCGCTGGCATGGGCTTCTGGCGGTTCTTTCCCCGTGCCTGGATCGGATCGTTTCGGGCCGGACTGGCGGCCGAGCGTGATCTTTCGGCGCGAAAACCCGGTCGTCTGAACCCCTATGCGATCTGGGTCGGTGGCGGGCTGGGACTGGCGGCGGCGGTGGGGCTGATGCTTGGGCCGCGTGCGCTGGCTGACTATCTGGCGCTATGTCTTTATGCGCAGATGCAATTGATGCTGTCGGATTACGTGCAGCATTACGGGTTGCGCCGGCAGATGACCGCGGGCGGCAAGACCGAGCCTGTCGGACCGCGACACAGCTGGGACAGCCCGCACGCGCTGTCCTCGTTGACGCTGGTCAATGCTCCGCGCCATTCCGACCACCACACCCATCCGAACCGCGCCTATCCTGCCCTGCAGCTGGAGCGCACGGGGCAGCCGCGTCCGCTGCTGCCATATCCGCTGGCGGTCATGGCAGGGCTGGCGCTGATCCCGCCCCTGTGGCGGCGTGTGATGGACCGCCGGGCGGCACGGATGATGGGCGGCTGA
- the ftsY gene encoding signal recognition particle-docking protein FtsY, with protein MSFFSKLRERLTRSSSKIGDGLDEIVGGSDQADAAAPSAPVDAPVPEPEPAPKPAAPEPTAAPQPAPDPAPAPPPVTERRPAPAPQPRPDATPRSQPAPAPAPQPQPDPAPRPATATPEPAAQKPGLMGRIFGREAVPAEPRRALDDEMLEQLEDMLIQADMGVETALRVSANIAEGRMGRRVSSTELKELLASEIARIMQPVARPLPIYSKTPQVVLVVGVNGSGKTTTIGKLASQFKAAGKNVIIAAGDTFRAAAVEQLQVWGDRAGVPVMTAPEGSDPASLAFDAMTRAEAEGADLLMIDTAGRLQNRADLMEELAKIVRVIRKKDSTAPHNTLLVLDATTGQNALNQVETFQKLADVSGLVMTKLDGTARGGVLVALADRFGLPIHAIGVGEQIDDLDAFDPEEFARALVGL; from the coding sequence ATGTCGTTCTTTTCCAAACTGCGCGAGCGGCTGACCCGTTCTTCTTCGAAGATCGGCGACGGGCTGGATGAAATCGTGGGCGGCAGCGATCAGGCGGACGCGGCGGCCCCATCCGCGCCGGTCGATGCGCCCGTGCCCGAACCCGAACCCGCGCCGAAGCCTGCAGCACCCGAACCCACCGCCGCCCCGCAGCCGGCGCCTGATCCTGCACCCGCGCCGCCGCCCGTGACCGAACGCCGGCCGGCCCCCGCGCCGCAACCGCGCCCCGATGCGACGCCGCGCTCGCAGCCGGCACCAGCCCCCGCACCGCAGCCGCAACCAGATCCGGCGCCGCGTCCGGCAACGGCCACGCCTGAACCCGCTGCCCAGAAACCGGGCCTGATGGGACGCATCTTCGGGCGCGAGGCCGTGCCTGCCGAACCGCGCCGGGCGCTGGACGACGAGATGCTGGAACAGCTGGAGGATATGCTGATCCAGGCCGATATGGGCGTCGAGACCGCGCTACGCGTCAGTGCCAATATCGCCGAAGGGCGGATGGGCCGCCGGGTGTCCTCGACCGAGCTCAAGGAACTGCTGGCCTCTGAGATTGCGCGGATCATGCAGCCTGTGGCGCGCCCCCTGCCGATTTATTCCAAGACGCCGCAGGTGGTGCTGGTGGTAGGGGTCAACGGCTCGGGCAAGACCACGACCATCGGCAAGCTGGCCAGTCAGTTCAAGGCGGCAGGCAAGAATGTCATCATCGCGGCGGGCGATACCTTTCGCGCCGCCGCCGTCGAGCAGTTGCAGGTCTGGGGCGACCGTGCCGGGGTTCCGGTGATGACGGCGCCGGAAGGGTCCGACCCGGCCAGCCTGGCCTTTGACGCGATGACCCGCGCCGAGGCCGAAGGCGCCGATCTGCTGATGATCGACACCGCCGGGCGGTTGCAGAACCGTGCCGATCTGATGGAGGAACTGGCCAAGATCGTCCGCGTGATCCGCAAAAAGGACAGCACCGCGCCGCATAACACCCTGCTGGTTCTGGATGCGACCACGGGACAGAACGCCCTGAACCAGGTCGAGACCTTTCAAAAGCTGGCCGATGTGTCCGGGCTGGTGATGACCAAGCTGGACGGCACGGCGCGCGGCGGCGTGCTGGTGGCGCTGGCAGATCGGTTCGGGTTGCCGATCCATGCGATTGGCGTGGGCGAGCAAATCGACGATCTGGATGCCTTTGACCCCGAAGAATTCGCCCGCGCTCTGGTCGGTTTGTAG
- the xth gene encoding exodeoxyribonuclease III, protein MKIATFNINGIKARIEALTAWLEGAGADVVVLQEIKSVDEGFPREHFEDLGWTVETHGQKGFNGVAILSRLPLEDVMRGLPGDEGDEQARYIEATVIGEQAVRIAGLYLPNGNPAPGPKYDYKLAWMDRLQARAAQLLTEEIPVVMMGDYNVIPQPRDAARPEVWVDDALFRPESRAAFRRIEFQGWTEAVRMADPYATRGPFTFWDYQAGAWQKDNGIRIDHLLLSPQAADLVEETGVDREARAADKPSDHVPVWVRLAA, encoded by the coding sequence ATGAAAATAGCGACATTCAACATCAACGGTATCAAGGCTCGGATCGAAGCCCTCACCGCCTGGCTGGAAGGCGCGGGCGCGGATGTGGTGGTCCTGCAGGAAATCAAATCGGTCGACGAAGGTTTCCCGCGCGAGCATTTCGAAGACCTGGGTTGGACGGTCGAGACGCACGGCCAAAAGGGCTTTAACGGCGTGGCGATCCTGTCCAGGCTGCCGCTTGAGGACGTGATGCGCGGGCTGCCGGGCGATGAGGGTGACGAACAGGCGCGCTATATCGAGGCAACGGTGATCGGCGAACAGGCGGTGCGGATCGCGGGGCTTTATCTGCCAAATGGCAATCCCGCGCCGGGGCCGAAATACGATTACAAGCTGGCATGGATGGACCGGTTGCAGGCGCGGGCCGCACAATTGCTGACCGAGGAAATCCCGGTGGTGATGATGGGCGATTATAACGTCATCCCGCAGCCGCGCGATGCGGCCCGTCCCGAGGTCTGGGTGGATGATGCACTGTTTCGCCCCGAAAGCCGCGCGGCGTTTCGGCGGATCGAATTTCAGGGCTGGACCGAGGCGGTGCGCATGGCCGATCCCTACGCTACACGCGGGCCGTTTACCTTCTGGGATTATCAGGCCGGTGCCTGGCAAAAGGATAACGGCATCCGCATCGACCATCTGCTGCTGAGCCCGCAGGCCGCCGATCTGGTCGAGGAAACCGGCGTGGACCGCGAGGCGCGGGCCGCCGACAAGCCAAGTGATCACGTCCCGGTCTGGGTACGGCTGGCCGCCTGA
- a CDS encoding L,D-transpeptidase: MLSRRLFVAAAPVAALAACARPSSRNPAPVVAPATEAAAPVAPIPPLPARYGAINGEPHPVPAVPEGVVPPELWRQPIANPYAQRSPGDIVVDPDNAFLYLIEPDGQALRYGVSVGRAGFAWEGDAVVQFSRDWPRWKVPESMIARQPELAPYSVNNGGMAGGPGNPLGSRALYLFQNGQDTLYRIHGGCEPRYLGQAVSSGCIRMLDQDAIDLETRVRHHAKVMVLPSFNNGNRTIMY; encoded by the coding sequence ATGCTGAGCCGACGTCTGTTCGTCGCGGCCGCCCCGGTCGCAGCCCTTGCTGCCTGCGCGCGGCCATCATCCCGCAACCCTGCGCCGGTTGTCGCCCCTGCCACCGAGGCTGCGGCACCTGTCGCGCCGATACCGCCCCTGCCAGCGCGCTATGGTGCGATCAACGGCGAGCCGCATCCCGTGCCTGCCGTCCCCGAAGGCGTGGTGCCACCCGAACTGTGGCGCCAGCCCATCGCCAATCCCTATGCGCAGCGCAGCCCCGGCGATATCGTGGTCGATCCCGACAACGCGTTTCTTTATCTGATCGAGCCTGACGGTCAGGCCCTGCGCTATGGTGTCAGTGTCGGCCGCGCTGGCTTTGCCTGGGAAGGCGATGCGGTGGTGCAGTTCAGCCGCGATTGGCCGCGCTGGAAGGTGCCCGAAAGCATGATTGCCCGGCAGCCGGAACTGGCGCCCTATTCGGTCAATAACGGTGGCATGGCCGGTGGGCCGGGCAATCCGTTGGGGTCCCGCGCGCTGTATCTGTTCCAGAACGGTCAGGATACGCTCTACCGGATCCATGGCGGCTGCGAACCCCGGTATCTTGGCCAGGCGGTATCGTCTGGCTGTATCCGAATGCTGGATCAGGACGCGATCGACCTGGAAACCCGCGTGCGCCACCATGCCAAGGTGATGGTGCTGCCATCCTTCAACAACGGCAACCGGACGATCATGTACTGA
- a CDS encoding extracellular solute-binding protein codes for MQIFKKPNDSAIRTAFCLALTTAGTVAAMPLATHAEPSHGIAMYGEPALDAGFTSLPYANPDAPKGGTIRFAEPGGFDSLKSWVLKGNPVFYGTMGMVTESLMYRSIDEPFTLYGLLAESVEVDDSRSWIEFTLRPEAAFSDGTPVTIEDVIWSYETLGTQGHPRYLGAWSKVEKIEQTGERSVRLTFNVEDRELPLLMGMRPVLKKAQWEGQDFSESGLEVPIGSGAYTVERADPGRSITFKRNPDYWGNDLAVNAGRNNFDTIRYDYFGDANAMFEAFRAGEVDAWRELSPAKWDSEYDFPRVTSGEVVKSEIDNDRPSGIMGLVMNTRNPIFADWRVRQALTEAFNFQFINNTLNGGKEPRITSYFSNSELAMRPGPAEGRVAELLAPFEADLLPGTIDGYTLPEGSERALDRRSLRSALALLEEAGWTVKDGVLQNAEGQPFDFEILLNQSGSAMRNSSEMQQMVDIYVESLRNLGITPEITLLDSAQYVARTNAYDFDMTWYERALSLSPGNEQMLYWGSNGVTEPGSRNWMGMNSPAAEAMVTEMLNADGPENFTAAVRALDRILTAGRYVIPVSYSPVSRLAHDVSLHYPEQIPAYGDWPGFMPETWWEASQ; via the coding sequence ATGCAAATCTTCAAAAAACCTAACGATTCCGCGATCAGAACGGCGTTCTGCCTGGCTTTGACCACCGCAGGAACTGTTGCAGCAATGCCGCTGGCAACCCATGCAGAGCCCAGCCATGGCATTGCAATGTATGGAGAACCTGCGCTTGATGCCGGATTCACATCGCTGCCCTATGCAAACCCCGACGCGCCGAAAGGCGGAACGATTCGGTTCGCGGAACCCGGCGGGTTCGATTCGCTGAAGTCCTGGGTGCTGAAGGGCAATCCGGTCTTTTACGGCACCATGGGCATGGTCACCGAGTCGCTGATGTATCGCAGCATCGATGAGCCGTTCACCCTATACGGTCTGCTGGCTGAGTCGGTCGAGGTCGATGACAGCCGCAGCTGGATCGAGTTTACACTGCGCCCCGAAGCGGCGTTTTCGGACGGTACCCCGGTCACTATCGAGGATGTGATCTGGTCCTATGAGACACTCGGCACGCAGGGCCATCCGCGCTATCTGGGCGCCTGGAGCAAGGTCGAAAAGATCGAACAGACGGGCGAGCGCAGCGTGCGGTTGACCTTCAATGTCGAAGATCGCGAATTGCCCTTGCTGATGGGTATGCGCCCGGTCCTCAAAAAGGCCCAGTGGGAGGGACAGGATTTCAGTGAATCCGGGCTGGAGGTTCCTATCGGCTCGGGCGCCTATACGGTCGAACGTGCCGACCCCGGCCGCTCGATCACCTTCAAGCGCAATCCCGATTACTGGGGCAATGATCTGGCCGTGAATGCGGGCCGCAACAATTTCGACACGATCCGCTACGACTATTTCGGCGATGCCAATGCCATGTTCGAGGCCTTTCGCGCCGGCGAGGTCGATGCCTGGCGCGAATTGTCGCCGGCCAAATGGGACAGCGAATATGATTTTCCGCGTGTCACCTCGGGCGAGGTGGTGAAATCCGAGATCGATAACGATCGCCCCTCGGGGATCATGGGTCTGGTGATGAACACCCGCAATCCGATCTTTGCCGATTGGCGGGTGCGTCAGGCGCTGACCGAGGCGTTCAACTTCCAGTTCATCAACAACACGCTGAACGGCGGCAAGGAACCCCGGATCACGTCCTATTTCTCGAACTCGGAACTGGCCATGCGCCCCGGCCCAGCCGAGGGACGGGTGGCCGAGTTGCTGGCCCCTTTCGAGGCGGATCTGCTGCCCGGAACGATTGACGGCTATACCCTGCCCGAGGGCTCGGAACGGGCGCTGGACCGCCGTTCGCTGCGCAGCGCCTTGGCCCTTCTGGAAGAGGCCGGTTGGACCGTTAAGGACGGCGTGCTGCAAAATGCCGAGGGTCAGCCCTTTGATTTCGAGATCCTGCTGAATCAGTCAGGCAGCGCCATGCGCAATTCCTCGGAAATGCAGCAGATGGTGGATATCTATGTCGAAAGCCTGCGCAATCTGGGCATCACCCCTGAAATCACCCTGCTGGATTCGGCGCAATATGTTGCCCGCACCAATGCTTATGATTTCGACATGACCTGGTATGAACGCGCCTTGTCGCTGTCGCCGGGCAATGAACAGATGCTGTATTGGGGCAGCAATGGCGTGACCGAGCCGGGCAGCCGCAACTGGATGGGCATGAACAGCCCGGCAGCCGAGGCGATGGTGACCGAAATGCTGAACGCTGACGGCCCCGAGAATTTCACCGCCGCTGTGCGCGCGCTGGACCGCATCCTGACCGCCGGGCGCTATGTCATTCCGGTCAGCTATTCGCCCGTCTCACGACTGGCGCATGATGTCAGCCTGCATTATCCTGAACAGATACCGGCCTATGGCGATTGGCCCGGCTTCATGCCCGAAACCTGGTGGGAGGCAAGCCAATGA
- a CDS encoding 3-hydroxybutyrate dehydrogenase, which produces MFDTFLTGKTAVITGSNSGIGLGVATELARAGCDVVLNSFTDRDEDHALAEKLGKEHGVTARYIKADMSKADECRALIEQAGACDILVNNAGIQHVAPIQDFPTEKWDAIIAINLSSSFHTTAAALPLMRKAGWGRVVNVASAHGLTASPFKSAYVAAKHGVVGLTKVTALETAEEPITCNAICPGYVLTPLVEAQIPDTMKEYKMSREDVVRNVLLTRQPSKQFATVEEIGGTTVFLCSDAASQITGTTISVDGGWTAL; this is translated from the coding sequence ATGTTCGACACTTTCCTGACAGGCAAGACAGCGGTGATCACCGGATCGAATTCCGGCATCGGCCTTGGCGTGGCGACCGAACTGGCGCGTGCGGGCTGCGATGTTGTTCTGAACAGCTTTACCGACCGCGACGAGGATCACGCTCTGGCCGAAAAACTGGGCAAAGAGCATGGCGTGACGGCGCGCTACATCAAGGCGGACATGTCGAAAGCCGACGAATGCCGCGCGCTGATCGAACAGGCTGGTGCCTGCGACATTCTCGTCAACAATGCCGGTATCCAGCATGTCGCGCCGATCCAGGATTTTCCGACCGAGAAATGGGATGCGATCATCGCGATCAATCTCAGCTCGTCCTTTCACACCACCGCGGCGGCGCTGCCGCTGATGCGCAAAGCGGGCTGGGGGCGCGTGGTGAACGTCGCCTCGGCGCATGGTCTGACCGCCTCGCCCTTCAAATCGGCCTATGTCGCGGCCAAGCACGGCGTCGTCGGGCTGACCAAGGTGACGGCGCTGGAAACGGCGGAAGAGCCGATCACCTGCAACGCCATCTGCCCGGGCTATGTGCTGACCCCGCTGGTTGAGGCGCAGATCCCCGACACGATGAAGGAATACAAGATGAGCCGCGAGGACGTCGTTCGCAACGTGCTGCTGACGCGCCAGCCCTCAAAGCAATTCGCCACGGTCGAAGAGATCGGCGGCACCACCGTATTCCTGTGCAGCGATGCGGCGTCGCAGATCACCGGAACCACGATCTCTGTCGATGGCGGCTGGACGGCGCTTTAA
- a CDS encoding zinc ribbon domain-containing protein — translation MPTPQSEYRYPCENCGASLRFQPGQEVLVCDYCGHEQRIGKGQSRAPARQKQGGADGEAAILLDPTTGRALQWDAQHKSPELVEIPLDKGLRLDQSSDFVEEVRTLSCPNCGAKIELDADSHATDCPFCATPVVTDTGVTRQLKPQGVLPFVLGEEQARAAMEDWMGRLWFAPNGLLAYARRGRRMTGVYSPFWTFDSRTRSDYSGQRGDYYYETVYVTREVNGRSERVPTQVRRIRWRRSSGQVARDFNDVLVLASSSLPRRFTDGLTPWDLSHMADYRPEYLAGFEAERYTIPLADGHGIARQEMAGVIMMDARRDIGGDEQRVEQVRTDFSGETFKHVLLPVWTAAYKYNGKSFRFVVNGQSGRVQGERPYSAWKIALAVIAAAIALLVMLYLANAGGYVQFDPSGSIDIPLDAIPGGYVIQGY, via the coding sequence ATGCCCACGCCGCAATCCGAATATCGCTATCCCTGCGAGAATTGCGGGGCCAGCCTGCGCTTTCAGCCCGGCCAGGAGGTGCTGGTCTGCGATTATTGCGGGCATGAACAGCGCATCGGCAAAGGCCAGTCCCGCGCCCCTGCCCGGCAGAAACAAGGCGGCGCGGATGGCGAGGCGGCGATCCTGCTGGACCCGACAACCGGGCGTGCGCTGCAATGGGACGCCCAGCACAAATCGCCCGAACTGGTCGAGATCCCCCTGGACAAGGGGCTGCGACTGGATCAGTCCAGCGATTTCGTCGAGGAAGTGCGCACGCTGTCTTGTCCAAATTGCGGCGCCAAGATCGAACTGGACGCCGACAGCCACGCCACAGACTGCCCCTTTTGCGCGACCCCGGTGGTCACCGATACCGGCGTCACCCGGCAGTTGAAACCGCAGGGCGTACTGCCTTTTGTGCTTGGCGAGGAACAGGCACGGGCAGCGATGGAAGACTGGATGGGCCGGCTGTGGTTCGCGCCGAACGGGCTGTTGGCCTATGCAAGGCGTGGGCGGCGGATGACGGGGGTCTATTCCCCATTCTGGACCTTTGATTCGCGCACGAGGTCCGATTATTCCGGCCAGCGCGGCGATTACTATTACGAAACGGTCTATGTCACCCGCGAGGTGAACGGCCGGAGCGAACGCGTGCCAACACAGGTGCGCCGCATCCGCTGGCGACGCAGCAGCGGTCAGGTGGCGCGGGATTTCAACGACGTGCTGGTGCTGGCCTCATCGTCACTACCGCGCCGTTTTACCGATGGGCTGACCCCGTGGGATCTGTCTCATATGGCCGATTACCGGCCCGAATATCTGGCCGGGTTCGAGGCCGAGCGCTATACCATCCCGCTGGCAGACGGGCACGGGATTGCCCGGCAGGAAATGGCCGGCGTCATCATGATGGATGCGCGCCGCGATATCGGCGGTGATGAGCAGCGCGTTGAACAGGTCCGCACGGATTTCTCGGGCGAGACCTTCAAGCATGTCCTGCTGCCGGTCTGGACGGCTGCCTATAAATACAACGGCAAGAGCTTTCGCTTTGTCGTCAACGGCCAGTCGGGGCGGGTGCAGGGCGAACGCCCCTACTCCGCCTGGAAGATCGCCCTTGCCGTGATCGCCGCTGCGATCGCGCTGCTGGTCATGCTCTACCTGGCCAATGCCGGCGGCTATGTGCAGTTCGATCCTTCGGGCAGCATCGATATCCCGCTGGACGCGATACCGGGCGGCTATGTGATCCAGGGCTATTAG
- a CDS encoding SPFH domain-containing protein, which produces MGILDFLSGEFIDVIEWTDDTRDTMVWRFERQGHAIKYGAKLTVREGQAAVFVHEGQLADVFGPGLYLLETNNLPILTSLQHWDHGFKSPFKSEIYFVNTTRFNNQKWGTKNPIIARDPEFGPVRLRAYGTYSMRVTDPAKFMAEIVGTDGEFTSDEISFQLRNIIVQEFSRMIAGSGIPVLDMAANTDQLGKMVAKAIAPTVAEYGLTIPEFYVENISLPDEVEKMLDKRTSMGIIGDLDRFSQYAAGEAMLNASQNPGGAGAGMGAGLGAGMGMAMGGMRMGPWGAQPAAQAGATPPPLPPKSAETVWHIAADGQSQGPYGRGHLGRMAADGSFTRETLVWTPGQDGWKTADDVAELAQLFTMMPPPVPTQG; this is translated from the coding sequence ATGGGCATTCTCGATTTTCTTTCCGGTGAGTTCATCGACGTTATCGAATGGACCGATGATACCCGCGACACGATGGTGTGGCGGTTTGAACGTCAGGGCCACGCAATCAAATACGGCGCCAAGCTGACCGTGCGCGAAGGACAGGCGGCTGTCTTTGTCCATGAGGGGCAGCTGGCCGATGTGTTCGGCCCCGGCCTTTACCTGCTGGAAACGAACAACCTGCCGATCCTGACCAGCCTTCAACACTGGGATCACGGCTTCAAGAGCCCGTTCAAATCCGAGATTTATTTCGTCAACACCACGCGCTTCAACAACCAGAAATGGGGCACCAAAAATCCGATCATCGCGCGCGATCCGGAATTCGGCCCCGTCCGGCTGCGCGCCTATGGCACCTATTCCATGCGTGTGACCGATCCTGCGAAATTCATGGCAGAGATCGTTGGCACCGATGGCGAATTCACCAGCGATGAGATCAGCTTTCAACTGCGCAACATCATCGTGCAGGAATTCTCGCGGATGATCGCGGGCAGCGGCATTCCGGTTCTGGATATGGCTGCCAATACCGATCAACTGGGCAAGATGGTTGCCAAGGCCATTGCGCCCACGGTGGCAGAATACGGCCTGACGATTCCGGAATTTTATGTCGAGAACATCAGCTTGCCTGATGAAGTTGAGAAAATGCTGGATAAGCGGACCAGCATGGGCATCATCGGCGATCTGGACCGCTTCAGCCAATATGCCGCCGGCGAGGCGATGCTGAATGCCAGCCAGAACCCCGGCGGCGCAGGTGCGGGCATGGGTGCCGGTCTGGGTGCCGGCATGGGCATGGCGATGGGCGGCATGCGCATGGGTCCCTGGGGCGCGCAGCCAGCCGCACAAGCCGGCGCGACACCGCCACCGCTGCCACCGAAATCCGCGGAAACCGTGTGGCATATCGCAGCAGATGGCCAGTCGCAGGGCCCATACGGGCGCGGTCATCTGGGCCGGATGGCCGCCGATGGCAGCTTTACCCGCGAGACGCTGGTCTGGACGCCTGGCCAGGATGGCTGGAAAACCGCCGATGATGTGGCCGAACTGGCGCAGCTGTTTACGATGATGCCGCCTCCGGTCCCGACCCAAGGCTAA
- a CDS encoding DUF2927 domain-containing protein, producing the protein MTLPGLHTHTHLASCATAALLLLTLCLAACTDTQPDTPRTEPSPEVQPEPSGPTEAELASQRQAEIRQARADRARATNANAVDSDGAGNMGRYLQGVEADLIARGKLRTDRVPGDAPFTADDLARNFIQIALRDEYGRDGQRLVADHHAAPLRRWQRPIGMQIEWGPSSDIAAQRRDRAEIASFAARLARLSGHEVGLVGAEGNFAVLILTEAERRAIGPRLQQLVPGIPRSDIAALRDLDAGNFCAVFAYSRGPSAVYVNAVALIRAELPPRLRSSCIHEELAQGMGLANDSPGARPSIFNDDEEFALLTQHDELLLRILYDRRLRPGMSEAEATPIVRQIARELVGTGI; encoded by the coding sequence ATGACCCTGCCCGGCCTGCATACTCACACTCACCTCGCTTCGTGCGCCACGGCTGCTCTGCTGCTGCTGACCCTTTGTCTGGCGGCCTGCACCGACACTCAGCCGGATACGCCCAGGACCGAGCCCTCACCAGAGGTGCAGCCGGAACCCTCGGGCCCGACCGAGGCAGAGCTGGCCTCGCAACGGCAGGCCGAGATCCGGCAGGCCCGCGCCGACCGTGCCCGTGCGACCAATGCAAACGCGGTCGATAGCGACGGCGCCGGCAATATGGGCCGCTATCTGCAAGGCGTAGAGGCCGATCTGATCGCGCGCGGCAAGTTGCGGACGGACCGGGTACCGGGTGACGCGCCTTTTACCGCCGACGATCTGGCCCGCAATTTCATCCAGATTGCCCTGCGCGACGAATATGGCCGCGACGGCCAACGTCTGGTTGCCGATCACCACGCGGCACCGCTGCGCCGTTGGCAAAGGCCGATCGGAATGCAGATCGAATGGGGGCCGTCCAGCGACATCGCCGCACAGCGCCGCGACCGGGCCGAGATCGCGTCCTTTGCCGCGCGTCTGGCCCGGCTGTCCGGCCATGAGGTTGGCCTGGTGGGCGCAGAGGGCAACTTTGCCGTCCTGATCCTGACCGAGGCAGAGCGGCGCGCGATTGGCCCGCGCCTGCAACAACTGGTCCCCGGCATCCCCCGCTCTGACATCGCCGCACTGCGCGATCTGGATGCCGGCAATTTCTGCGCGGTCTTTGCCTATTCACGCGGTCCCAGTGCGGTCTATGTCAACGCCGTGGCGCTGATCCGGGCAGAGCTGCCGCCCCGCCTGCGGTCGTCCTGTATCCATGAGGAACTGGCGCAGGGCATGGGTCTGGCCAATGACAGCCCCGGTGCGCGCCCCTCTATCTTCAACGATGACGAAGAGTTCGCCCTGCTCACCCAGCATGACGAATTGCTGCTGCGTATCCTTTACGACCGCCGGCTGCGCCCCGGCATGTCCGAGGCCGAGGCCACACCCATCGTCCGCCAAATTGCGCGCGAACTGGTCGGAACGGGCATCTGA